In a single window of the Planctomycetaceae bacterium genome:
- the serS gene encoding serine--tRNA ligase yields the protein MLDLQFICDNKDQIEQNCRDRGVSVDVAAVIALRDERNALIASGDELRRQQKEVSAKIPKASSDERPALIEQGKSLREQIAETEASQKVLDQRLREHQSQIPNMTHPDAPVGGEDDAAEIRVWGDKPKFDFKPLDHVDIAAKLDLIDFEAGSRVAGHGFYYLKNDAVMLEMALVQFALSKLRGEGFTLFTTPDLARDSVLEGIGFNPRGDETQIYSVADSDLSLVATAEITLGGAWKDQTFNVADLPLKVAGLSHCFRTEAGAHGRATRGIYRVHQFTKVEMFGFTAPDVEASNAFQMEVVRIEEEIFQALKIPYRLIDTATGDLGGPAFRKFDLEAWMPGRGDAGEYGEVTSASNCTDYQARRLNIRCKSPDKKGTQFVHTLNGTAISCARAIIAILENYQQADGSVVIPEVLRQWVGTDRITPRATSAT from the coding sequence ATGCTGGACCTGCAGTTCATCTGCGACAACAAAGATCAAATCGAACAAAACTGCCGCGACCGCGGCGTCAGCGTCGATGTCGCCGCCGTCATCGCTTTGCGCGACGAACGCAACGCGCTGATCGCATCAGGGGACGAACTTCGCCGACAGCAAAAGGAAGTGTCGGCGAAGATCCCGAAGGCCTCGTCCGACGAACGCCCGGCACTGATCGAGCAGGGTAAGTCGCTGCGCGAACAGATTGCCGAAACGGAAGCCAGTCAAAAAGTCCTCGACCAGCGACTGCGCGAACACCAGTCGCAGATCCCCAACATGACTCACCCCGATGCTCCCGTCGGCGGCGAAGACGACGCGGCGGAAATCCGAGTCTGGGGTGACAAACCAAAATTCGACTTCAAACCGCTGGATCACGTCGACATCGCCGCAAAGCTGGACCTGATCGACTTCGAAGCCGGTTCGCGAGTCGCCGGGCACGGATTCTATTACCTGAAGAATGACGCCGTGATGCTGGAAATGGCGCTGGTGCAGTTCGCGCTCAGCAAGCTGCGCGGCGAAGGCTTCACGCTGTTCACAACGCCCGATCTGGCTCGCGATTCCGTGTTGGAAGGCATCGGCTTCAACCCGCGCGGCGACGAGACTCAGATTTACAGCGTCGCGGATTCCGATCTCAGCCTGGTGGCGACGGCCGAAATCACGCTCGGCGGAGCCTGGAAGGACCAGACGTTCAATGTCGCCGACCTGCCGCTGAAGGTGGCCGGTCTGTCTCACTGTTTCCGCACCGAAGCCGGTGCTCACGGCCGAGCGACTCGCGGCATCTATCGAGTTCACCAGTTCACAAAAGTCGAAATGTTCGGCTTCACGGCTCCGGATGTCGAAGCATCCAACGCGTTCCAGATGGAAGTCGTTCGCATCGAAGAAGAGATCTTCCAGGCTCTGAAGATTCCCTATCGCCTGATCGACACGGCGACGGGAGATCTCGGCGGGCCGGCGTTTCGCAAGTTCGATCTGGAAGCCTGGATGCCGGGCCGCGGCGATGCAGGCGAATACGGCGAAGTCACATCGGCGTCGAACTGCACCGACTACCAGGCTCGGCGATTGAACATCCGCTGCAAGTCACCGGACAAAAAGGGAACTCAGTTCGTCCACACGCTGAACGGCACCGCGATTTCCTGCGCGCGAGCCATCATTGCCATCCTGGAAAACTATCAGCAGGCCGACGGCAGCGTCGTCATCCCGGAAGTCCTGAGACAGTGGGTTGGCACGGACCGGATCACGCCGCGGGCGACCAGCGCGACGTAA
- the mutS gene encoding DNA mismatch repair protein MutS gives MTKLSPMMERYREVKAENPGAILLFRMGDFYELFYEDAQNAARVLGLTLTSRDKSSENPIPMAGFPYHQLDNYLQKLIHSGFRAAICDQVEDPKTAKGLVRREVTRVVTPGTLTEDELLDPRESNFIAAVAPSKTNLGLAWLEVSTGRFLVSEIEPAVLQDELARIRPAECLVPEGAASDGDLPVKRADLGGPVLTARPAWCFSRDDSLRLLKEHFGTKTLEGFDIDEDSPAVTAAGALLDYIRETQKAALPHIVRMESYRRQRHMVIDEATRRSLELTHTMREGRREQSLLDVIDETSTPMGARLLADWLSSPLTDIEQISQRLDSVQELVSDLTLRDDLRDLLKQMYDLQRLTSRIATGRCSPRDLTCLASTLEQLPKLRAKLAQRNAKRLQTLEQRIDLCPDVRHVIQESIVDEPPLTVADGGVIRPGFNATLDELRDLSKGGKQWIAAYQAKESERTGIPSLKIGFNKVFGYYLEVTGTHLSKVPDDYIRKQTLKNQERYITPELKEYEDKVLRAEDQSKALEQELFSKLKAEVGEHVARLLSTADALAEIDVLVGLAVLAAAADYCRPEVCSEPVLDIREGRHPVLDRLMPSGEFVPNDVRLGVEAVRRDSGSVEPGAAQAFATDDQADPRSSEMPEHANNGLVQIITGPNMAGKSTYIRQAALITIMGQMGSFVPAASARIGIADRVFARVGASDELGRGQSTFMVEMTETARILNTATDRSVVILDEIGRGTSTYDGISLAWSITEYLHDETRCRTLFATHYHELTDLTRTLKHAANWHVSVQENNDDVIFLHRVIEGAAGRSYGIHVAKLAGVPRPVTERAATILETLENQHVNDDGRPAVPERQTRSQRKQQLSLFELPEDPLVDEIRCLEFDNMTPMQAMQELYRLHQAASNRK, from the coding sequence GTGACCAAGCTTAGCCCCATGATGGAACGCTACAGGGAGGTCAAGGCCGAGAATCCCGGCGCGATCCTGCTGTTCCGGATGGGAGACTTCTACGAGCTGTTCTACGAAGACGCCCAAAACGCCGCGCGCGTGCTGGGACTGACTCTGACCAGCCGCGACAAGTCGTCCGAAAACCCGATTCCGATGGCCGGGTTTCCCTATCATCAGCTCGACAACTATCTGCAAAAGCTGATCCATTCCGGCTTCCGCGCGGCCATCTGCGATCAGGTGGAGGACCCGAAAACGGCGAAGGGACTGGTCCGCCGCGAAGTCACGCGAGTCGTCACACCGGGCACGCTGACGGAAGATGAACTGCTGGATCCGCGTGAAAGCAACTTCATCGCGGCCGTCGCGCCTTCAAAAACCAATCTGGGTCTGGCCTGGCTGGAAGTGTCCACCGGGCGGTTTCTGGTTTCGGAAATCGAACCGGCCGTGCTGCAGGACGAACTGGCGCGGATTCGGCCGGCCGAATGTCTGGTTCCGGAAGGTGCAGCGTCCGACGGTGACCTGCCTGTCAAGCGAGCGGATCTTGGCGGACCAGTCCTGACCGCTCGCCCCGCGTGGTGTTTTTCCAGGGACGATTCGCTTCGTTTGCTGAAGGAACATTTCGGCACGAAGACGCTGGAAGGCTTCGACATTGACGAAGATTCACCCGCCGTGACGGCTGCGGGAGCTTTACTCGATTACATTCGCGAAACTCAAAAGGCCGCGCTGCCGCACATTGTTCGCATGGAATCGTACCGACGCCAGCGGCACATGGTGATCGACGAAGCCACTCGCCGCAGCCTGGAACTGACGCACACCATGCGTGAAGGCCGGCGCGAACAGAGCCTGCTGGATGTCATTGATGAAACGTCCACACCGATGGGAGCCCGCCTGCTGGCCGACTGGCTGTCAAGTCCGCTGACCGACATCGAGCAGATCAGTCAGCGGCTGGATTCCGTGCAGGAACTCGTCAGCGACCTGACGCTGCGGGACGATCTTCGCGACCTGCTGAAACAGATGTACGACCTGCAGCGACTGACATCCCGCATTGCCACCGGTCGCTGCAGCCCGCGAGATCTGACCTGCCTGGCATCGACTCTGGAACAGCTTCCGAAGCTGCGGGCGAAACTCGCTCAGCGAAACGCCAAACGGCTGCAGACGCTGGAACAGCGTATCGATCTGTGCCCCGACGTTCGTCATGTCATTCAGGAATCCATCGTCGACGAACCACCGCTGACCGTTGCCGACGGAGGCGTGATTCGTCCGGGATTCAACGCGACTCTGGATGAGCTTCGTGATCTGTCCAAAGGCGGCAAGCAGTGGATCGCCGCCTACCAGGCAAAGGAAAGCGAACGAACCGGCATTCCCAGCCTGAAGATCGGCTTCAACAAGGTCTTCGGCTATTACCTGGAAGTCACCGGAACGCATCTAAGCAAAGTTCCTGATGACTACATCCGCAAGCAAACCCTGAAGAATCAGGAACGCTACATCACTCCGGAACTGAAGGAGTACGAAGACAAGGTTTTGCGGGCGGAAGATCAAAGCAAGGCTCTGGAGCAGGAGCTTTTTTCGAAACTGAAGGCGGAAGTCGGCGAACACGTCGCCAGGCTGCTGTCCACGGCGGATGCCCTGGCGGAGATTGATGTGCTGGTCGGTCTGGCGGTTCTGGCAGCGGCCGCGGATTACTGTCGGCCGGAAGTCTGTTCTGAACCGGTGCTGGATATTCGCGAAGGACGTCACCCGGTACTTGACCGATTGATGCCGTCCGGCGAATTCGTGCCGAACGACGTGAGGCTGGGAGTGGAAGCCGTCCGGCGCGACTCCGGTTCCGTCGAACCCGGCGCAGCGCAGGCATTTGCGACGGACGACCAGGCAGATCCGCGTTCCAGCGAAATGCCGGAGCATGCGAACAATGGCCTGGTTCAGATCATCACCGGGCCGAACATGGCCGGCAAGAGCACCTACATTCGACAGGCCGCGCTGATCACGATCATGGGGCAGATGGGGTCGTTCGTTCCGGCGGCGTCGGCCAGGATCGGGATCGCCGACCGCGTCTTCGCGCGAGTCGGGGCCAGCGACGAACTCGGCAGGGGGCAAAGTACGTTCATGGTCGAAATGACCGAGACCGCTCGAATTCTCAACACGGCCACCGACCGCAGCGTTGTTATTCTGGACGAGATCGGCCGTGGTACCAGCACGTACGATGGCATTTCGCTGGCCTGGAGCATCACCGAATACCTGCACGACGAAACGCGCTGCCGCACTCTTTTCGCCACGCATTATCACGAACTGACCGACCTGACTCGCACGCTGAAACACGCGGCGAACTGGCATGTGTCGGTTCAGGAAAACAACGACGACGTGATCTTTCTGCACCGCGTCATCGAAGGCGCGGCCGGGCGCAGTTACGGAATTCATGTGGCAAAGCTGGCAGGAGTCCCGCGGCCGGTGACAGAACGGGCAGCCACGATTCTGGAGACTCTGGAAAACCAGCACGTCAACGACGATGGTCGCCCAGCGGTCCCCGAACGCCAGACTCGTTCACAGCGCAAACAGCAGTTGAGCCTGTTCGAACTGCCGGAAGACCCGCTCGTTGACGAAATCCGCTGCCTGGAATTCGACAACATGACGCCGATGCAGGCGATGCAGGAACTCTACCGCCTTCACCAGGCAGCCTCGAACCGAAAGTAA
- a CDS encoding NUDIX domain-containing protein encodes MSGKSSSPKSGSRDKPPAKEPRSCGFLIVTGDPVESFLLMRHHDRWDLPKGHVDPGETDLQCALRELEEETGIDESHIEVDSGFCFEHRYQVSGKRYGRGTGPVEKSLLIFLGRLPEKRDLVLTEHPGFKWFDWSPPHRIQAKTIDPLLAALEQHLRSH; translated from the coding sequence ATGTCCGGCAAGAGCAGCTCCCCGAAAAGCGGTTCGCGGGACAAGCCGCCCGCCAAAGAACCTCGTTCCTGCGGCTTCCTGATCGTGACCGGTGATCCGGTCGAATCGTTTCTGCTGATGCGACATCACGACCGCTGGGATCTGCCCAAGGGCCACGTCGATCCGGGTGAGACGGATCTGCAGTGTGCCTTGCGGGAGCTGGAAGAAGAAACCGGCATCGACGAAAGCCACATCGAAGTCGATTCCGGGTTTTGCTTCGAACACCGCTATCAGGTCAGCGGCAAGCGTTACGGCAGGGGAACCGGGCCTGTTGAAAAATCGCTGCTGATTTTCCTTGGCCGTCTGCCGGAAAAGCGAGATCTGGTGCTGACAGAACATCCCGGTTTCAAGTGGTTCGACTGGTCGCCGCCGCACAGGATTCAGGCAAAAACAATCGACCCGCTGCTGGCGGCGCTCGAACAGCACCTGCGGTCGCATTGA
- a CDS encoding ribose-phosphate pyrophosphokinase: MNPVSNSPDSRQGPRLHRFQPPQGDLAILAGSGNPVFAQKIANELGVRLTPCQAQVFSEGNVFVRILENVRGRDTFIVQGVHQPVNDNFVELLFWIDALKRASAQNITAVIPYFSYAKGDKKDEPRVSIRARVCADAIEAAGADRVLTMDLHSPQIQGFFSVPVDHLYARAVICEHIQTLGIDNLVICSPDAGFAKSAAAFANLLGVPVVIGNKTRTDHSEQAEILEVIGDVKGRNVLMVDDFTITGGSLCSMAEVLKERGAREIYAAVSHGVLSRGAAARIQNSLIERMFMTDTIEAPFEPLTPKLEIISVAPLFAQAIRSIHDRTSVSMLFPDEKQV, translated from the coding sequence ATGAATCCGGTTTCCAACTCGCCCGACAGTCGACAGGGGCCGCGTCTGCACCGTTTTCAGCCGCCTCAGGGAGATCTGGCGATTCTTGCGGGCTCCGGGAATCCCGTCTTCGCTCAGAAGATCGCCAACGAACTGGGAGTGCGGCTGACTCCCTGCCAGGCTCAGGTGTTCAGCGAAGGCAACGTGTTCGTGCGGATTCTGGAAAACGTCCGCGGCCGGGACACATTCATCGTGCAGGGAGTTCACCAGCCGGTCAATGACAACTTTGTGGAACTGCTGTTCTGGATCGACGCGCTGAAGCGCGCGAGTGCTCAGAACATCACAGCCGTCATCCCGTACTTCAGCTACGCGAAGGGCGATAAGAAGGACGAGCCGCGCGTGTCGATTCGTGCTCGCGTGTGCGCCGACGCCATCGAAGCGGCCGGAGCCGACCGCGTGCTGACCATGGACCTGCACAGCCCGCAGATTCAGGGCTTCTTCAGCGTTCCGGTCGATCATCTGTATGCTCGCGCGGTCATCTGTGAGCACATTCAGACGCTGGGAATCGACAACCTGGTGATCTGCAGCCCGGACGCCGGATTCGCCAAGTCAGCCGCCGCGTTTGCCAACCTGCTGGGAGTCCCCGTTGTCATCGGCAACAAGACGCGCACCGATCATTCCGAACAGGCCGAAATTCTGGAAGTCATCGGCGACGTGAAAGGCCGCAATGTGCTGATGGTGGACGACTTCACAATCACCGGCGGTTCACTGTGCAGCATGGCGGAAGTCCTGAAGGAGCGCGGCGCCAGAGAGATCTATGCCGCGGTGTCTCACGGAGTGCTGTCCCGCGGCGCTGCCGCCAGAATTCAGAACAGCCTCATCGAACGAATGTTCATGACCGACACCATCGAAGCCCCCTTTGAACCACTGACGCCAAAGCTGGAAATCATCTCCGTCGCCCCGCTGTTCGCTCAGGCCATCCGCAGCATCCACGACCGAACCAGCGTCAGTATGCTGTTCCCGGATGAAAAGCAGGTGTGA
- a CDS encoding DUF58 domain-containing protein: MPLFNSDFLTRLEYLSLVSKKVFRGQMMAQRRTTAVGSGVEFADHRQYYPGDDFRYLDWNLFARHDELLLKRFQEEEDLHVYLLLDCSRSMAAGDTSKFDLARQVAAALAYIALADLDRVSVFAFADGLIDEFPLTRGKARILSLMQFLEKLQPAGASTSLSELAAQFVHRSHRRGLAVVLSDLFDPDGFQRGIDLLRYHRYEPHIVQLSSRRDTNPLLLGDVELCDAETGEVRNLVITEKHQQAYQARFAAFLASLREYCSKYGIGCTIADAEMPFDELVLGMIRSTGSG; encoded by the coding sequence ATGCCGCTTTTCAATTCTGACTTTCTGACTCGCCTGGAATACCTGTCGCTGGTTTCGAAGAAAGTGTTTCGCGGGCAGATGATGGCTCAGCGCCGGACGACGGCCGTCGGCAGCGGAGTTGAGTTCGCGGATCATCGACAATACTACCCCGGCGACGATTTTCGGTATCTCGACTGGAATCTCTTTGCTCGCCATGACGAATTGCTGCTGAAGCGGTTTCAGGAAGAGGAAGATCTGCACGTCTATCTGCTGCTGGACTGTTCTCGCAGCATGGCAGCGGGAGATACGTCGAAATTCGATCTCGCGCGGCAGGTCGCCGCCGCGCTGGCATACATCGCTCTGGCGGATCTGGATCGCGTTTCCGTGTTTGCGTTCGCCGACGGGCTGATTGACGAATTTCCGCTGACTCGCGGTAAGGCTCGCATCCTGAGTCTGATGCAGTTTCTGGAAAAGCTGCAGCCAGCGGGAGCGTCGACCAGTCTGTCAGAACTGGCAGCACAATTCGTCCATCGTTCGCATCGCAGGGGACTGGCGGTTGTTCTCAGCGATCTGTTTGATCCGGACGGTTTTCAGCGCGGCATCGATCTGCTGCGGTACCACCGCTACGAACCGCATATCGTTCAACTGTCCAGCCGGCGCGACACTAATCCTCTGCTGCTGGGCGACGTGGAATTGTGCGACGCCGAAACGGGAGAAGTTCGTAATCTGGTCATAACGGAAAAGCACCAGCAGGCCTATCAGGCGCGGTTCGCTGCGTTTCTGGCATCGCTGCGCGAGTACTGTTCGAAGTACGGAATCGGCTGCACGATTGCCGACGCGGAGATGCCGTTTGACGAACTGGTACTGGGCATGATTCGCAGCACCGGCAGCGGCTGA
- a CDS encoding NUDIX hydrolase, translating to MNIPISKYGNFQRCVPAGDTHERDVCRDCGWVHYENPRIIVSAVCCWEQQILLCRRAIPPRYGFWSLPGGFLEIGETAEEGACREVREEAGADVRIRSLLATYSIPRIGQVHLVYLADLTGPAMQAGDESLDVGLFPPAESQLPWDELAFPVNHWTLRDYLSLNGRPVLQPFTSRPEHRGQRIPDVAFHPDFPPPEGGL from the coding sequence ATGAACATACCGATTTCGAAATACGGCAATTTTCAGCGGTGCGTTCCGGCCGGCGATACTCACGAACGCGACGTCTGTCGTGACTGCGGCTGGGTTCACTATGAGAATCCCCGCATCATCGTTTCGGCGGTTTGTTGCTGGGAACAGCAGATCCTGTTGTGTCGTCGAGCCATTCCGCCGCGGTATGGATTCTGGTCGCTGCCCGGCGGGTTTCTGGAAATCGGGGAAACCGCGGAAGAAGGCGCCTGCCGTGAGGTTCGGGAAGAAGCCGGCGCAGACGTTCGCATCCGGTCACTGCTGGCGACGTACTCCATCCCGCGAATCGGGCAGGTGCATCTGGTGTACCTGGCCGACCTGACCGGTCCCGCAATGCAGGCTGGCGACGAATCGCTGGACGTCGGACTGTTTCCGCCGGCGGAATCGCAACTGCCGTGGGACGAACTGGCGTTTCCCGTCAATCACTGGACGCTGCGGGACTATCTCAGTCTTAACGGCAGGCCTGTGCTGCAGCCGTTTACGTCGCGACCGGAACACCGTGGTCAGCGAATTCCCGATGTCGCGTTTCACCCGGACTTTCCGCCGCCCGAAGGAGGACTCTGA
- the serC gene encoding 3-phosphoserine/phosphohydroxythreonine transaminase: MTNRIWNFSAGPAVLPESVLEEARDNLLSLGKTGVGICEHSHRGKAFVAVAEEAEALCREIAGIPDNYKVLFLQGGASLQFGMVPMNFLSPDRTADYLVTGSWSQKAVKEAKLFGNVHTVCSSEDRNFNYIPIENHFSESPEYVHFTSNNTIFGTQFAHEPAGFSNAAFLVCDASSDIFSRPIEVSRYGIIYAGAQKNLGPSGVTLVIIRDELVDRAGRDLTAMMQYRTHAANESMYNTPPTFGIYLMMLVFRWIKAGGGLEGMQQRNQAKAEKLYNFLDSSSLFQPTAREDSRSLMNVCFVTGDEQKDAAFVRQAEASGFSALKGHRSVGGMRASIYNAFPPAGVDALIQFMKDFEAAG, translated from the coding sequence ATGACAAATCGCATCTGGAATTTTTCCGCCGGCCCGGCCGTGCTGCCCGAAAGTGTCCTTGAGGAAGCCCGCGACAATCTGCTGTCGCTGGGAAAAACGGGAGTCGGCATCTGCGAACATTCACATCGCGGCAAGGCGTTTGTCGCCGTGGCGGAGGAAGCGGAGGCTTTGTGCCGTGAGATCGCCGGCATCCCTGACAACTACAAAGTGCTGTTTCTTCAGGGCGGCGCGTCGCTGCAGTTCGGCATGGTTCCGATGAACTTTCTGTCGCCCGATCGGACGGCTGATTATCTGGTCACCGGATCGTGGTCGCAGAAGGCCGTCAAGGAAGCGAAGTTGTTTGGGAACGTGCATACCGTGTGTTCCAGCGAAGACCGAAACTTCAACTACATCCCGATCGAAAACCATTTCAGCGAGTCGCCGGAGTACGTTCACTTCACATCGAACAACACAATCTTCGGCACTCAGTTCGCGCATGAACCGGCGGGTTTCAGCAACGCCGCGTTTCTGGTCTGCGATGCCAGCAGCGACATCTTCAGCCGCCCGATCGAGGTGTCCCGGTACGGCATCATCTATGCGGGAGCACAAAAGAATCTGGGTCCCAGCGGCGTGACGCTGGTCATCATTCGCGACGAACTGGTCGACCGCGCCGGCAGAGATCTCACCGCCATGATGCAATATCGAACTCACGCGGCCAATGAGTCAATGTACAACACGCCGCCGACGTTCGGCATTTATCTGATGATGCTGGTCTTCCGCTGGATCAAAGCCGGCGGCGGACTGGAAGGCATGCAGCAGCGCAACCAGGCGAAGGCCGAAAAGCTGTACAACTTCCTGGACAGCAGCAGCCTGTTTCAGCCGACAGCGCGCGAAGACAGCCGGTCGCTGATGAATGTCTGTTTCGTCACCGGCGATGAACAGAAGGATGCGGCATTCGTCAGGCAGGCCGAAGCCAGCGGCTTCAGCGCTTTGAAGGGACACCGCAGCGTGGGCGGCATGAGAGCCAGCATTTACAACGCATTTCCTCCGGCCGGTGTCGACGCATTGATTCAGTTCATGAAGGACTTTGAAGCGGCCGGGTAG
- a CDS encoding excinuclease ABC subunit UvrC, whose amino-acid sequence MTNPETEHHSVDLPQNHTAEPLSPREKVREFPSSPGVYLMKDAQGRVIYVGKAVNLRSRAGSYFNKAAEVDRRTAELVTEIADIDYVETDSEVDALLMEARLIKDIQPRFNALLKDDKTFPYLQITTREDYPRIEFTRTPQPSGVKLYGPFTNAGQLRGTIAVLQKIFRFRTCSLDIDAADERWRWFRPCLLASIRQCTAPCNLQISREDYREDIRRLKLLLDGKKSRLLKQMEKQMQQASAELKFEKAARIRDDIQAINTLNLRGDLEQHVQPEVFYIDPKKGLAGLKKVLQLKETPRVIEGMDIAHLQGGETVASMVQFIDGLPFKHGYKRYRIRSVEGVDDFASMREVVTRRFRRLSQEGDAFPDLLLIDGGRGQLNAAVQAMLDIGVTPPTTISLAKREEEIYVPDKDEPHRLSRHSYALRLLQYVRDESHRFAQHYHHTLRRKAQFDGMQRRGRRAAE is encoded by the coding sequence ATGACGAATCCCGAAACTGAACATCACAGCGTGGATCTGCCTCAGAACCACACGGCCGAGCCGCTTTCGCCACGGGAAAAAGTGCGAGAATTCCCGTCGTCCCCCGGTGTTTACCTGATGAAGGATGCTCAGGGACGAGTCATCTATGTGGGAAAAGCGGTCAATCTGCGCAGCCGCGCGGGAAGCTACTTCAACAAGGCGGCCGAGGTCGACCGACGCACCGCGGAACTGGTGACAGAAATCGCCGACATCGATTACGTCGAAACCGACAGCGAAGTCGACGCGCTGCTGATGGAAGCCCGGCTGATTAAGGATATTCAGCCGAGGTTCAACGCGCTGCTGAAAGACGACAAGACGTTCCCGTATCTGCAGATCACCACGCGTGAAGACTATCCGCGAATCGAATTCACGCGTACGCCGCAGCCCAGCGGAGTCAAGCTGTACGGTCCGTTCACGAACGCCGGTCAGCTTCGCGGGACGATCGCCGTCCTGCAGAAGATCTTTCGGTTTCGCACCTGCAGCCTGGACATTGACGCCGCTGACGAACGCTGGCGCTGGTTTCGGCCGTGCCTGCTGGCCAGCATCCGGCAATGTACGGCTCCGTGCAACCTGCAGATCAGCCGCGAAGACTACCGCGAAGACATCCGCCGGCTGAAGCTGCTGCTGGACGGCAAAAAGTCACGCCTGCTGAAACAGATGGAAAAGCAGATGCAGCAGGCGTCCGCGGAACTGAAATTCGAAAAGGCGGCCCGCATCCGCGACGACATTCAGGCCATCAACACACTGAATCTGCGAGGCGACCTGGAACAGCATGTCCAGCCGGAAGTCTTCTACATCGATCCCAAAAAAGGGCTGGCGGGACTGAAGAAGGTGCTGCAGTTGAAGGAAACGCCGCGAGTCATCGAAGGCATGGACATCGCTCATCTGCAGGGCGGCGAAACGGTCGCCAGCATGGTTCAATTCATCGACGGACTGCCGTTCAAGCACGGCTACAAGCGCTACCGAATCCGGTCGGTCGAAGGCGTTGACGATTTCGCGTCGATGCGCGAAGTCGTGACACGCCGATTCCGCCGTCTGTCTCAGGAAGGCGACGCGTTTCCGGATCTGCTGCTGATCGACGGTGGCAGAGGCCAATTGAACGCAGCGGTCCAGGCCATGCTCGACATCGGAGTGACTCCGCCGACAACAATTTCGCTCGCCAAGCGGGAAGAAGAAATCTACGTTCCCGACAAAGACGAACCGCATCGTCTGAGCCGTCATTCGTATGCGCTGCGGCTGCTGCAATACGTGCGGGACGAATCGCACCGCTTCGCACAGCACTATCATCACACGCTTCGCCGCAAGGCTCAGTTCGACGGCATGCAGCGCCGCGGACGCAGGGCCGCCGAATAG
- a CDS encoding nitroreductase family protein — MANLPDPLQHRSAEFPISDIFLRRWSPRAMSGEPLSNTELMTLFEAARWAPSSYNEQEWRFLYARRNSDQWAAFFDLLAEANQTWCANAAALIVVLSHKVFERNGKPNRVHTFDAGAAFENLALQGAVMGLVVHGMAGFDQIAARETLNVPDDYAVEIMVAVGKPGDPADLPDGMRQAEQPSGRKPIVEFVMEGTFRGA; from the coding sequence ATGGCGAACCTTCCCGACCCGCTGCAGCATCGTTCGGCCGAATTTCCCATCAGCGATATTTTTCTGCGACGCTGGTCACCTCGCGCGATGAGCGGCGAACCGCTTTCGAATACGGAGCTGATGACGCTGTTCGAAGCTGCTCGCTGGGCACCGTCGTCCTACAACGAACAGGAGTGGCGGTTTCTGTACGCCCGCAGAAACAGCGATCAATGGGCAGCGTTTTTCGACCTGCTGGCGGAAGCCAATCAGACGTGGTGTGCGAACGCGGCGGCACTGATTGTCGTGCTGTCTCACAAAGTGTTCGAACGCAACGGCAAGCCGAATCGCGTGCATACGTTTGACGCCGGAGCCGCCTTCGAAAACCTCGCGCTGCAGGGAGCCGTCATGGGACTGGTGGTTCACGGGATGGCCGGCTTCGATCAGATTGCCGCGCGAGAAACGCTGAATGTTCCGGATGACTACGCCGTCGAAATCATGGTGGCGGTCGGTAAACCCGGCGATCCGGCAGATCTTCCCGACGGAATGCGGCAGGCAGAACAACCCTCCGGACGCAAACCGATCGTCGAATTTGTAATGGAAGGCACCTTTCGCGGCGCGTGA